One genomic region from Pseudorca crassidens isolate mPseCra1 chromosome 11, mPseCra1.hap1, whole genome shotgun sequence encodes:
- the BICD1 gene encoding protein bicaudal D homolog 1 isoform X5: MAAEEVLQTVDHYKTEIERLTKELTETTHEKIQAAEYGLVVLEEKLTLKQQYDELEAEYDSLRQELEQLKEAVSTDMIHLKVIGPVYGNVNRKILC, from the exons ATGGCCGCGGAAGAGGTATTGCAGACTGTGGACCATTATAAGACCGAGATAGAGAGGCTGACCAAGGAGCTCACGGAGACGACCCACGAGAAGATCCAGGCGGCCGAGTACGGGCTGGTGGTACTGGAAGAGAAGCTGACCCTCAAACAGCAGTATGACGAGCTGGAGGCTGAGTATGACAGCCTCAGACAGGAGCTGGAGCAGCTGAAAGAG GCTGTTTCAACAGATATGattcatttaaaagtaattgGACCAGTTTATGGGAATGTCAACAGAAAAATACTGTGCTAA